TGATTGTTTTGCCGTTTAGGTTTTCCTTATCAAAAAAGGTGAACATAATCATCGGGTACTGGCCCCACCAAATTGGCGACCCAATGTAAATCGTGTCGTACTTGCTAACGTCCGGGAGCGGGTTTTTAATCGCCGGCCGGGCGTTTTCATCAATCTCTGTTTGGGCCTGTTTGGTAACCTGCTCGTAGTTTGACGAATAATCCACCTTGGGGACAATTTCATACATGTCGGCGCCGGTATATTTTTGAATGTCCTGGGCGACTTGCGCCGTGTGACCGACCTTGACGTCACCGCCGTACACCCCCTTGGTCCGCGAAAAGTAAACAATCAGGCTTTTGCCGGTCGCCACCTTCTTGGTGGAACTGGTTGCTTGGTTGCTCGAGTTGGTGGAAGGTGTGGCACCGCTACGAGCTAGGTTGCCAAGGACAATCACGGCTAAGACGGCGACCACCCCCACGATGAAGGCCACCACACGTTTATTCATGCTCTTTCCCCCTTACTTACCTCTCCAAGCTTACATCTCAATCGTGCGAATCACCTTGGCCGGGTTTCCAACCACCACCGCATTATCCGGGACATCCTTAGTCACAAAGCTAGCGGCCCCAACAACCGCGTTTTCACCAATCGTCACCCCCGGTAGGATCGTGGCGGCCGCCCCAATCCAAGCGTTTTTCTTGATGTGGACGGGCTTGCAAATGACGATCATCTTATCCTTTAGGTCGTGGTTGACGGTGATCAAGTTGGCTCGTGGGGCGATCTGAACCCCCTCTTCAATCTCAATCCCCCCCGCGGCGCTCATCATGACGCTGTGGTTGATAAAGACGTTGTTAGCCAGGGTCACCTGGCGGCCAAAGTCAATTTGTAGCGGCGGCAGGATTGAGGAGCCCGCACCCAAACCATTCAGCATTTCCGTTAGCTTTTCTTGCAGGCGGACGTCCGTCATCATCGGGAGCCAGCTTTGGTTGATTTCGTAGTTGATCGCCCCAGTCCGGGCCATTTCTTCCCTGGCCGGTTGGTAGGTCGCTGTTCGCATGTCGACCGGTTCACTATTGCTAATCATTTTATTTTGACCAATTCTTGACGAACCCGGCCACCGTCTGTTGAATGTAATCGGGGTCGTAAATGAAGTCGGCCGGGGCCTCATCGAGTTGGCTAATTGCTGCCATCTCTTCTTTGGTTAGGGTGAAATCAAAGACGGCCAGATTTTCGGCCATCCGTTCCCGGTGGGTTGTCTTGGGGATCACCACCACTCCCCGTTGAATGTTCCAGCACAAGACGACCTGGGCGACCGTCTTTTGATGCTGGTCGGCAAGCCCCTTTAATACCGGGTTGGTATACAAGTCGGCTCGCCCCTGCCCCAGCGGCCCCCACGCCTCCGGGACGATTCCCTGGGAACGTAGGTAGGCAACGTCTGTTTTCTTTTGGTTGAAGGGGTCAATTTCAATTTGGTCTAGCACCGGCATCACTCGGTTAAAGACGGTCAAGTCGGCTACGGCGCCGGCGTTAAAGTTGGAAACCCCAATCGCCTTAACGCGCCCCGTTTCTAGGACCCGCTCCAGGGCCCGCCAGGCCGCATAACTATCCCCCAGGGGGCGTGAAGCAAGAAGAGGTCCACGTAGTCGATATCCAGTTTGTCCAGTGACCCTTCGATTGCCTGCACCGCCTGGCCTTCGTTGATAATACTGCTCAACTTGGAAGTGACGAAGACGTCTTCGCGCGCTAGGCCACTCTGGCGGATGGCACGACCGACCGCGGCTTCGTTTCCGTAGGCCTGGGCGGTGTCGATCAGTCGGTAGCCCATTTCTAAGGCTTCCGTCACCAAGCGCTCGCACTCTGCTTCCGGCACTTGAAAGACCCCCATTCCTAGCATGGGCATCTTCATTCCGTTACTTAAGGTTGCGTATTCCATCTTAACCCCCCCTCTGTTTGCTTCACTGCTTGTTGGTTGACTGTCCTTCACCCGTATAATTTTTCATCATATTGATGACCATCGAGAAGCCCTGATTAAAAAGTGGGTGTCATAAAGAGGTTGTTTTCCACCCACTGGCCAGTTAATTTTCTTTCGCCCTCCCCAATTTCCTAGAAAGCGGTTGTACAACCCGTTATAATAAGGGTAATTATTTGGAGGTGTCTTTTCATGGAATACATCAATTACCAGACCCAGGACCAGTGGCAAGGTCCCGCTAGCCAACAGTCACCCATCGACATCGTTTTAGAGCAAACTACCCCACGCCCCCTCGCCAACCAGCCCTTAACCGTCTCCTTTGTCGGCGACCAGGCGCTGACCCGCGACCCCCGTTCGTCTGGGGACCAGTTTATCGGCGCTGGCACTTTAACGCTAGGGAACCACCATTACCACTTCTTGCGCCTCCACTTCCACGACCACAGCGAGCACCTGTTTGATGGCCAGCGGCAAGACGCCGAGGTCCACTTTGTCTACCAAGACGACCAGGGGCAAACCCTGGTCTTAGCCATGCTGGGGATAAGGGCCGCCGATGGTGAAGCCGGCTTTGACTTCGCTCCCGTCATTAACGGTCAGGCCGGTGCCGCCTACTTAAACCAGTTCTTTGCTAACAACCAGGGCTACTTTAATTACACCGGTTCTTTGACGACCCCACCACTGTCTCCGGACGTGACTTGGGTGGTGCTTGACGCCGTGCACCCCTTTTCTTCCGGTTCACTGGCACTAATTCACGACTTGTTTGCCAACAACTACCGGGCACCACAACCCATCACGGTCCCGGTTTACCATTACTACGAGAGTGGAAAATAACCTTCTCGGCAGATCGTATGACTAAGCTAGGACGAACGGTTGGTGCGGAACGCACCGTTCTTCGGCCTGCTTAGACACTAGACCTGCGGTTATTTACCACGTTTTCTGTCTAACCCTCGTGAATACAACAAGGGGTCGGGAAAAACAGAGTTTTTCCCGACCCCTTTTGGTTTGGTAATGTGTGCGAGAGGGTTATTGTTCACTCCCTTTGTTGGCGCGTTCAATCTGCGCCCCGATCACGGTGGCCGGCGCCGACTTTTGGTTGGTTAAGTGGTAATCGGCGTAGGGGAAGTGGGCCCGGTAGATGGCGTCGTGGTAGGTGGTTCCCTCGTGACTAGCCTTGACCAAGGCCTGGCCGGAGAAGCGCCCAATCATTAAGCGGACCCAAATGGCAGTCAGGTTCATTCCCAAGACCTTGGTCATAAAGGCGATGTCTGGGGCCGTCAGGGGTGAGACGTCTTCGTGGACCCCCTCGGCGTCCCCATCGACTTGGTAGAGGACCTGATACAAACCGGGCGTTTCCTGTTGGCTAATCGCCCGTTCACTGGTGGCCGTCACCTTGGTGGCCAGGTCCGACTCTAAGTGGGCCGGGTAACGCTTGGCCAGGGTTTGATACTTACCAACTCCCTGGTCCTTCAGTTCGCCGGTAACCCCCAGTTGGTAGACTACCTGGCCGTCAAAGAGGCCGTTAAACTCGAGGGTCGGGATTGAGGAAACCACGTTTTTGGGGATCTGGGTGGCTTCAATCACCACCACCTTCGTCGTGGGGCTGACCCGCTCAATTGCCCGCCCCAGCTCCTGTTTACCGGCGGGGACGAAGGCGTAGTCAGGCCGCTCGAGCCGGGCGACCGAAGCGACCGCCTCTTCGGTCATCGGCTCGAGGTAAACCTTGTCGCTCAACCACTGGGTCATTAACAACGAATTGGGGTTATTAGAGTGGCTAACCACCTGGTACTGGTGGTGCTTTAGTTCGCGGGCAATCATCGCCAACACGTAATCGTTAGCGGTACTGTTCCCCAGCTTGCGGGGCCCATCGCCAACGATCAGGGCCCGGGGGCCGGCGGTGGCGTCGCTCTCGTTTTCGGTTTCAAAGGTGGCGTAAAAGCGGTGGGGGTGCTCATCAAATTCCCCCGCCGAGGGGTCCACCTCCTTATAAACGCGGTGGAGCTGGTTTTCTTCGCGCAGGTCCGCCACCTTTTGCGGGCTGATCGCCCAGGACTGGGCAATTTGGTCGTCGGACAGCCCCCAGTACTTGGCCTCCCGAAGGATGTCCAGTGAACCCTGGTTTTCGTTTAGGCGCCGGACCAAGTCGGTCCCCCGCTTGAGCTGGTCGAAGTAGTAGCGGTCGATCTTGGTCAACTCGGTCAATTCATCCGAGGAATACCCGCGCGCGAGGGCTTCTAACAGGGTCAGTAAACGGTGCGGCCGGGGGTGAATTAGCCGCTCATCCAAGCGGTCATCGGAGAAGGTGGCAATTGCTTTGATGATTTGCTCGTTGGTCGGTGTGTAATAAGCGGCGGCACCCTTAATAATCGCCTCTAAAAAGGAACGGCCGATCCCGATCACCGAACCAACCGACTGCTTTTCCGTCTGCAACTCCCAGCGCTGCCCCGGCAGGCTTTCAATCGGGAAGGTCGGGAGGCGAACCGCCGTCCGGTCCATCACCGGTTCGGTCAGGGCCAAGTGGCGCGAGTAGTTGGGCCCTAACTTGATGTTCCGTAACAACTGGCCGGCGTACAGGTGGCCGCAAACGGTCGCC
The nucleotide sequence above comes from Limosilactobacillus fermentum. Encoded proteins:
- a CDS encoding DapH/DapD/GlmU-related protein yields the protein MISNSEPVDMRTATYQPAREEMARTGAINYEINQSWLPMMTDVRLQEKLTEMLNGLGAGSSILPPLQIDFGRQVTLANNVFINHSVMMSAAGGIEIEEGVQIAPRANLITVNHDLKDKMIVICKPVHIKKNAWIGAAATILPGVTIGENAVVGAASFVTKDVPDNAVVVGNPAKVIRTIEM
- a CDS encoding carbonic anhydrase family protein, coding for MEYINYQTQDQWQGPASQQSPIDIVLEQTTPRPLANQPLTVSFVGDQALTRDPRSSGDQFIGAGTLTLGNHHYHFLRLHFHDHSEHLFDGQRQDAEVHFVYQDDQGQTLVLAMLGIRAADGEAGFDFAPVINGQAGAAYLNQFFANNQGYFNYTGSLTTPPLSPDVTWVVLDAVHPFSSGSLALIHDLFANNYRAPQPITVPVYHYYESGK
- a CDS encoding flavodoxin, with translation MNKRVVAFIVGVVAVLAVIVLGNLARSGATPSTNSSNQATSSTKKVATGKSLIVYFSRTKGVYGGDVKVGHTAQVAQDIQKYTGADMYEIVPKVDYSSNYEQVTKQAQTEIDENARPAIKNPLPDVSKYDTIYIGSPIWWGQYPMIMFTFFDKENLNGKTIIPFTTHAGSGLANTVETLKQTYPKATVLEGLAVRGTDSSKAAPKVNAWLARLGVQRAK
- a CDS encoding ATP-grasp domain-containing protein; amino-acid sequence: MTAVLIIGAGADDLQHGSELDQATVEVASALKKHGLETILLSDNPFSYALDDDRVIDHPVVAPLGVKQVVDLINRFEPTMIIPTLGSRHSFELVQAVSETGIFQERGIHYCGVPEATVRQVNNPVLLSQTLKQLGASTKLIRTVSDFQGAADLVAQVGYPVIVRAALPKKQAPRRIVHDSRELQNAVAAGIQESRAGQVMVQQSLAGLKEIEVLVMRDSSGTMMNLAMVENLDPIGIHAGDSVAVTPAQTLMDREIQDIRNVAFAITRRLRIVGVNHVQFALDQEHQRFYVIKNSPYFDRIASFVEVATGYPVATVCGHLYAGQLLRNIKLGPNYSRHLALTEPVMDRTAVRLPTFPIESLPGQRWELQTEKQSVGSVIGIGRSFLEAIIKGAAAYYTPTNEQIIKAIATFSDDRLDERLIHPRPHRLLTLLEALARGYSSDELTELTKIDRYYFDQLKRGTDLVRRLNENQGSLDILREAKYWGLSDDQIAQSWAISPQKVADLREENQLHRVYKEVDPSAGEFDEHPHRFYATFETENESDATAGPRALIVGDGPRKLGNSTANDYVLAMIARELKHHQYQVVSHSNNPNSLLMTQWLSDKVYLEPMTEEAVASVARLERPDYAFVPAGKQELGRAIERVSPTTKVVVIEATQIPKNVVSSIPTLEFNGLFDGQVVYQLGVTGELKDQGVGKYQTLAKRYPAHLESDLATKVTATSERAISQQETPGLYQVLYQVDGDAEGVHEDVSPLTAPDIAFMTKVLGMNLTAIWVRLMIGRFSGQALVKASHEGTTYHDAIYRAHFPYADYHLTNQKSAPATVIGAQIERANKGSEQ
- a CDS encoding aldo/keto reductase, with translation MGDSYAAWRALERVLETGRVKAIGVSNFNAGAVADLTVFNRVMPVLDQIEIDPFNQKKTDVAYLRSQGIVPEAWGPLGQGRADLYTNPVLKGLADQHQKTVAQVVLCWNIQRGVVVIPKTTHRERMAENLAVFDFTLTKEEMAAISQLDEAPADFIYDPDYIQQTVAGFVKNWSK
- a CDS encoding aldo/keto reductase codes for the protein MEYATLSNGMKMPMLGMGVFQVPEAECERLVTEALEMGYRLIDTAQAYGNEAAVGRAIRQSGLAREDVFVTSKLSSIINEGQAVQAIEGSLDKLDIDYVDLFLLHAPWGIVMRPGGPWSGS